A window of Trichoderma atroviride chromosome 3, complete sequence contains these coding sequences:
- a CDS encoding uncharacterized protein (EggNog:ENOG41), protein MASVFHNLLSQPQFDCLDFTNVSLLTKHDKAEIIKCLDAALSSFLSEINFSHCFSPSDSKLREDLWSWSRENLIGVCICDDKVLNGILDEAAAIVEYYYPLAHHDTRLQMAIGLAAGLTADDGVTPVASRKAFASFHYLLWCGVPDSGRDEWSTMYLNVIRNFARHFGANDPRMGTIGANAWASFAEASFTEDNLAKALPPHFSQIQPGMDDHGCCPNGFAYFFRTLTGAPGPLMLGMFKVSKSLEVPMDYWITSVVPLTTFINLINDLLSFPKEILAGEAHNYMSLQTQAKRQSGHLSAFPQQGNSDARWTFRDTLCETMDLLRDAIRSLDKAFIQFHSVCLNFKSNNDEWSGELASQVWTAFRNGIVSWHINRPRYGLTTLRSSYAKDMTVTK, encoded by the exons ATGGCGAGCGTCTTCCACAATCTACTCTCTCAGCCCCAATTCGACTGCTTGGATTTTACAAACGTCAGTCTTCTTACAAAGCATGACAAAGCGGAGATAATCAAATGTCTAGATGCTGCGCtgtcatcttttctctcagAAATCAACTTCTCCCATTGTTTTTCCCCAAGTGATTCTAAGCTTCGTGAGGATCTGTGGTCCTGGAGCCGAGAAAACCTGATTGGTGTCTGCATTTGCGACGATAAAGTCTTGAATGGGATACTTGACGAAGCTGCAGCTATTGTTGAGTATTACTACCCCCTTGCTCACCATGACACTCGCCTGCAAATGGCCATAGGTCTGGCGGCAGGGCTCACTGCGGATGACGGCGTCACTCCCGTGGCTTCTAGGAAGGCTTTTGCAAGTTTCCACTATCTTTTATGGTGCGGTGTGCCTGATTCTGGAAGGGATGAATGGTCGACAATGTATCTCAATGTCATTAGAAACTTTGCTCGGCACTTTGGAGCCAATGACCCTCGGATGGGAACCATTGGCGCCAATGCCTGGGCCAGTTTTGCAGAGGCATCATTTACGGAAGACAACCTGGCCAAGGCCCTGCCACCGCATTTCTCGCAAATCCAACCGGGCATGGATGATCATGGTTGCTGCCCAAATGGATTCGCATACTTTTTCAGAACTCTTACCGGAGCCCCTGGCCCTTTGATGCTAGGGATGTTCAAAGTGTCCAAGAGTCTGGAAGTTCCAATGGATTATTGGATTACCAGCGTGGTGCCTCTGACGACGTTTATTAATTTGATAAACGACTTGCTCTCCTTTCCCAAGGAGATACTGGCTGGCGAGGCCCACAACTACATGTCTCTTCAGACACAAGCCAAGCGCCAGAGCGGCCATCTCTCCGCATTCCCCCAGCAAGGTAATTCTGATGCCCGATGGACTTTTCGAGACACTTTATGCGAGACCATGGACCTTTTGCGTGACGCCATTCGCTCTCTGGACAAAGCCTTTATCCAGTTCCACAG CGTCTGTTTGAACTTCAAAAGCAACAATGATGAATGGAGTGGTGAGCTGGCTAGTCAAGTGTGGACGGCATTTAGAAACGGGATTGTTTCTTGGCATATCAACCGCCCAAGATATGGGCTTACTACTCTGAGAAGCAGCTACGCCAAGGATATGACAGTCACCAAATAA
- a CDS encoding uncharacterized protein (EggNog:ENOG41) gives MIHHNPSIWGADVEVFNPDRWDAVTGAVANPFAIEAFINGPRTCPGRALALLEIKAIVVELLSHFHLEAVSDADVEYVHPALTLKPKGGLNIRMQRL, from the coding sequence ATGATCCACCACAACCCGTCCATCTGGGGAGCAGATGTCGAGGTCTTCAACCCAGATCGATGGGACGCTGTGACTGGGGCCGTGGCCAATCCGTTTGCCATCGAGGCCTTTATCAACGGCCCGCGAACGTGTCCTGGAAGAgcattggcgctgctggagattAAGGCGATTGTTGTGGAATTGCTCAGTCATTTCCATCTGGAAGCTGTAAGCGATGCAGACGTGGAGTATGTGCATCCGGCGTTGACGCTGAAACCGAAGGGGGGTCTCAATATTCGGATGCAGAGGCTGTAG
- a CDS encoding uncharacterized protein (EggNog:ENOG41), whose translation MSSSRQPQRSSSGRTQLACEPCRKRKSKCDGEKPLCGNCQAHRFVCHYESARPARRQKYWDRDYVQALEDQVRMLSASLEQSKDAGPLESSRQVRQLSPSEAANRLPYGPRTLKALSDFSSMKWAAIVGQDGAPLLAGPGRFSIFTRTQLPTFENESQPSPAPTPIPSTETFLLEIEANLGLKQHLKAHFLENLNPFYKFVDPIWLNFSDLFPHNDTALQLLYSALFGAAAHSSPMASKEMAETFISYAESLVQKCYLEHLCLPVLQALVILAWYKHMQLDSAKGHLYHYMAIGLSNHLKIGDAAQREHTANEVATIRTFWSLYFLDRVATPKLGCPSGIPWDVDFITPYIDTVPTDAVDMAALTFDHHCRLFHIQQRYIDIMYTSSFDSASSAEKQATYAKANNAMLEFRKRIDKRLYISRSRKPDRVQVVFWISYHSVLTNLQRPFLNPLDPGMVQNVPSVFRSATASAMAISRLLRALQSTDEVKYLPPFVVQHILRCALVHGLSLLAVEEAGGQRVSSGNFWFCFRTLGELSTVWKELSEGTTPFALMAVRNWGFRGGCFARGR comes from the exons ATGTCTTCGAGCCGCCAACCACAAAGAAGCTCGTCGGGCCGCACGCAGTTAGCCTGCGAGCCTTGCCGCAAGAGGAAATCAAAG TGCGATGGCGAGAAGCCCCTCTGCGGCAACTGCCAGGCTCATCGGTTTGTCTGCCACTACGAATCAGCTCGGCCTGCGCGACG GCAGAAATACTGGGACCGTGACTATGTACAGGCCCTTGAGGACCAGGTCCGGATGCTGTCTGCATCCCTTGAGCAGTCCAAAGATGCAGGCCCTTTGGAATCATCACGCCAAGTCCGTCAGTTGTCGCCTTCGGAGGCGGCAAACCGTCTGCCTTATGGGCCAAGGACGCTCAAGGCGCTGAGCGACTTCAGCTCCATGAAATGGgccgccatcgtcggccAGGACGGCGCACCGCTTCTTGCTGGCCCTGGCCGgttctccatcttcacgaGAACGCAGCTGCCGACGTTTGAAAACGAGTCTCAGCCGTCACCGGCACCGACGCCGATACCATCGACTGAGACCTTCTTGCTAGAGATTGAAGCCAACTTGGGCTTGAAGCAACATCTAAAGGCACATTTCCTCGAGAACCTAAACCCCTTTTACAAGTTTGTCGACCCCATCTGGCTCAACTTCTCCGACCTGTTCCCCCACAACGACacagcgctgcagctgctctaCAGCGCTCTCTTTGGCGCTGCGGCTCATTCGTCGCCCATGGCCAGCAAAGAGATGGCAGAAACATTCATTTCATACGCAGAGAGCCTCGTTCAAAAGTGCTATCTAGAGCACTTGTGCCTCCCTGTGCTGCAAGCCCTGGTCATTCTTGCTTGGTACAAGCATATGCAGCTGGATTCTGCCAAAGGCCATCTATACCACT ACATGGCCATTGGTCTATCCAACCATCTAAAAATAGGAGACGCGGCACAACGTGAGCACACTGCCAATGAAGTTGCTACCATCAGAACGTTTTGGTCACTATATTTCTTGGACCG AGTCGCAACCCCCAAACTGGGATGCCCATCGGGGATTCCGTGGGACGTTGACTTCATCACTCCTTATATCGACACTGTACCGACGGATGCCGTCGACATGGCTGCTCTTACCTTTGACCATCACTGTCGCCTGTTTCACATCCAGCAGCGATATATCGACATCAT GTACACCTCGAGCTTTGACAGCGCTTCATCCGCAGAAAAGCAAGCCACGTATGCCAAAGCAAACAACGCGATGCTAGAGTTTCGGAAGCGAATCGACAAACGCCTCTACATTAGCCGCAGCAGGAAACCAGACAGGGTCCAGGTTGTCTTTTGGATTTCCTACCACTCCGTCTTGACCAATCTCCAGCGCCCGTTCCTCAACCCTCTCGACCCCGGCATGGTTCAAAACGTCCCGTCCGTCTTTCGATCTGCTACTgcctcggccatggcgattTCTCGGCTCCTCAGGGCCTTGCAATCGACCGATGAAGTCAAGTATCTGCCTCCGTTTGTCGTGCAGCACATACTACGATGCGCCCTCGTACACGGTCTCAGCCTGTTAGCCGTCGAAGAGGCAGGTGGCCAGCGAGTATCGTCGGGCAACTTTTGGTTTTGCTTCCGAACGCTAGGGGAGCTGAGCACGGTGTGGAAGGAGCTCAGCGAAGGCACGACGCCATTTGCGCTCATGGCCGTGAGGAACTGGGGGTTCAGGGGGGGATGCTTTGCCCGGGGTAGATGA
- a CDS encoding uncharacterized protein (EggNog:ENOG41~SECRETED:SignalP(1-18)~CAZy:CBM66~CAZy:GH43): protein MLSRQMLGLLSTLWLIAATKTPDVATSEAGNPFVDGWYADPDTQFYNGAYWVYPTSSLPYDDQTYLDAFSSQDLVHWTKHSSILTTADFAWAHRAVWAPAPIERNGTYYLYFGANDIQTDAELGGIGVGVADKPEGPYTDPLGKPLIGAYHNGAQPIDQDVFIDDDGQAYIYYGGHSHANVAKLNDDMVSLGTFDDGTTFKEITPENYVEGPQMLKRNGVYYLFWSEGGWTGPDYAVSYGMSSSPLGPFDRIAKILQQDEAVATGSGHNAVIQVPNTDIFFILYHRHPLGSTDGNDRHLAYDRLYFNDDGTIETVKMLVHDNFEDGNTIGWQTYGGSWSANTNALRASASSSSNALLNTNFTDFTYEADVKLLSRGGSHSDGNAGVIFRVSGASNDTTAFQGYYAGISTTGTLFLSRSNGSQSTTLASTKAGVKPAQKYQLKIMANGSSIRVAINSKTPAVISVTDTAYGSGQDGVRVFKAEAEFDNVNITRLTS from the coding sequence ATGCTGTCTCGCCAGATGCTGGGGCTGCTCTCGACGCTCTGGCTGATCGCCGCCACCAAGACGCCAGACGTGGCCACGTCCGAGGCCGGGAATCCGTTTGTCGACGGCTGGTATGCCGACCCGGACACGCAGTTCTACAATGGCGCGTACTGGGTGTATCCGACCTCGTCGCTGCCCTACGACGACCAGACCTACCTGGACGCCTTCTCGTCACAAGACCTCGTCCACTGGACCAAGCACTCGTCGATCCTGACAACCGCCGACTTCGCCTGGGCTCACCGGGCTGTCTGGGCCCCGGCGCCGATTGAACGCAACGGCACGTACTATCTCTACTTTGGCGCCAACGACATCCAGACAGACGCGGAGCTGGGCGGCATCGGCGTGGGCGTGGCAGACAAGCCAGAGGGCCCCTACACCGATCCGCTGGGCAAGCCGCTGATTGGCGCGTATCACAACGGCGCCCAGCCCATTGATCAGGATGTCTTCATCGACGACGATGGACAGGCCTACATCTACTACGGCGGGCACTCTCATGCCAATGTTGCCAAGCTGAACGACGACATGGTCAGCCTGGGCACCTTTGACGATGGGACCACGTTCAAGGAGATTACGCCGGAGAACTACGTGGAAGGGCCGCAGATGCTCAAGCGCAATGGCGTGTACTATCTCTTCTGGAGCGAAGGCGGCTGGACCGGGCCGGACTATGCGGTTTCGTACGGCATGAGCAGCTCGCCGCTGGGGCCCTTTGATCGCATCGCCAAGATATTGCAGCAGGATGAGGCGGTTGCTACGGGCTCCGGCCACAATGCCGTGATTCAAGTTCCCAACAcagacatcttcttcattctgTACCACCGCCACCCGCTGGGCTCCACGGACGGCAATGACCGGCACTTGGCCTATGACCGCCTCTACTTCAACGACGATGGCACCATTGAGACAGTCAAGATGCTGGTTCATGACAACTTTGAGGATGGCAACACGATTGGTTGGCAAACATATGGAGGCAGCTGGAGTGCCAATACAAACGCTCTTCGAGCAAGTGCTTCGTCGAGCAGCAACGCCCTCCTCAACACCAACTTTACCGACTTTACCTATGAGGCCGATGTAAAACTACTGTCGCGTGGCGGCAGCCATTCTGACGGCAATGCTGGCGTAATCTTCCGAGTATCGGGAGCATCTAATGACACAACTGCCTTCCAAGGCTACTACGCTGGCATCAGCACCACCGGCACTCTTTTCCTCAGCCGAAGCAATGGGTCGCAGTCCACCACTCTGGCAAGCACAAAGGCTGGCGTCAAGCCGGCGCAGAAATACCAACTGAAGATCATGGCAAATGGAAGCTCCATACGCGTGGCCATCAATAGCAAAACGCCCGCTGTTATCAGTGTGACGGACACTGCTTATGGGAGCGGGCAGGATGGCGTCAGGGTCTTCAAGGCGGAGGCTGAATTTGACAACGTCAACATTACTCGCCTTACCAGCTAA
- a CDS encoding uncharacterized protein (BUSCO:EOG092D3OBO~MEROPS:MER0061068) produces the protein MQLKTLQKLELPAAADMHVHLRQGEMMDVVVPTLEQGGVDTAFVMPNLVPPLTTVDQVVEYQGKLRAIAPNVHFLMSLYLHPSVTPETIEKAAQAGVVGVKLYPQGATTNSEHGVANIEAFYDTFAAMEKHDLVLNLHGEVLEALAPEGTTLEEAFLPTLKQLHERFPNLRIVLEHCTTAAAVEAVKACGSNVGATITAHHLYLTEADACCDPFAFCKPIPKKPTDRDALLKAAVSGNPKFFFGSDSAPHPITSKTSAAQGKAPAGVFTQPYVTQLVLLGLEEGVERGIISEEDLTQEKLEGFLSKFGRRFYKLPETSGNSLLLERKGEKIAPSVKSESGSVEVGVSRAGAEVFSLTWVRKA, from the exons ATGCAACTCAAGACTCttcagaagctggagctgccggcCGCAGCGGACATGCACGTCCATTTGCGCCAgggcgagatgatggacGTGGTGGTGCCGACGCTGGAGCAAGGAGGGGTTGACACTGCTTTCGT CATGCCGAATCTT GTGCCTCCTTTGACAACCGTTGACCAA GTCGTCGAGTACCAAGGCAAGCTCCGTGCTATTGCCCCCAATGTCCATTTCCTCATGTCCCTCTAT CTTCATCCCTCAGTCACACCAGAGACGATAGAGAAGGCAGCCCAAGCTGGAGTTGTCGGTGTCAAGTTGTATCCCCAGG GCGCAACCACCAACTCTGAGCACGGAGTGGCCAACATTGAAGCCTTTTACGATACTTTTGCCGCCATGGAAAAGCATGATCTTGTGCTCAACCTCCACGGAGAGGTCTTGGAGGCTTTGGCTCCGGAGGGCACAACTCTCGAAGAAGCCTTTCTTCCCACTCTCAAGCAGCTCCATGAGAGGTTCCCAAATCTGCGCATCGTC TTGGAACACTGCACCACAGCGGCTGCCGTAGAGGCAGTCAAGGCTTGCGGATCCAACGTTGGAG CAACCATTACCGCTCATCATCTTTACCTGACAGAGGCCGATGCCTGCTGCGACCCCTTTGCATTCTGCAAGCCCATCCCAAAGAAGCCCACCGACAGGGATGCCCTCCTCAAGGCCGCCGTCAGCGGCAACCCCAAATTCTTCTT CGGAAGCGACAGCGCTCCTCATCCAATCACCTCAAAAACCTCCGCTGCCCAGGGCAAGGCACCGGCCGGTGTCTTTACGCAACCTTACGTGACGCAGCTCGTGCTCCTGGGATTGGAAGAAGGGGTTGAGCGGGGTATCATCAGTGAAGAGGACTTGACCCaggagaagctcgagggATTCCTCAGCAAGTTTGGAAGACGCTTCTACAAGCTGCCCGAAACCTCTGGAAACTCCCTTTTGCTGGAGAGAAAGGGTGAGAAGATTGCACCGAGCGTCAAGAGCGAGAGCGGATCTGTAGAGGTTGGCGTTTCGAGAGCAGGCGCCGAAGTGTTTAGTCTGACGTGGGTGAGAAAGGCATGA
- a CDS encoding uncharacterized protein (EggNog:ENOG41~SECRETED:SignalP(1-21)) has protein sequence MRSSAIIAAVATLAGFASASALPKFDQHAAHIAYTYTNGTYTKPFDVPTNGQAQKLSSNNIVVSDVFVSPPFDGRRYVLTQCSFQAPSNKSLGAVSIRKPTTVPVNPPAAIGYVTCKSN, from the exons ATGCGTTCttccgccatcatcgccgccgtcgccaccCTCGCCGGCTTTGCTTCCGCCTCGGCCCTCCCCAAGTTCGACCAGCACGCCGCCCACATCGCCTACACTTATACCAACGGCACCTATACCAAGCCCTTTGACGTGCCTACCAACGGACAAGCCCAGAAGCTTT CCTCCAACAACATCGTCGTCTCCGACGTCTTCGTCTCTCCCCCCTTCGACGGCCGCCGCTACGTCCTCACTCAGTGCTCCTTCCAGGCTCCTTCGAACAAGAGCCTTGGGGCTGTCAGCATTCGCAAGCCGACCACGGTGCCTGTGAACCCtcctgctgccattggctaTGTGACTTGCAAGTCCAACTAA
- a CDS encoding uncharacterized protein (EggNog:ENOG41~SECRETED:SignalP(1-23)), with protein MESLVVTLASCAGVVLLLQYNYATDNQFLVGQAIRLLKAAGPNDLFLEWVRKWPNAPFIRYLSFGNSEVLLVNSLEAAREVLQVYAYSFVKPSFQEKLVGEMMGTGLLFGVGEPHRRLRRITAGPLSKPNVRKMLPIFQDKAKELSDMVDKAIEGEDKGVVEVESLFNRTAFKVISTALLGRDITNFRSKSSPLTFEQSYKGILDPPFLGKLIMFINPVIPLRWLPIEANLAFIRANTSMRTMLAELIQERVQQVRLQQSEDKVKGGQGDEKPEKKDFLTNMIEANLSEGKGGLGASLG; from the exons ATGGAGTCTCTCGTTGTGACTCTGGCTTCCTGTGCTGGCGtcgtcttgctgctgcaataCAACTACGCTACA GATAATCAATTTCTCGTCGGCCAAGCTATTCGCCTGCTGAAAGCCGCTGGTCCAAACGACTTGTTTCTCGAGTGGGTGCGCAAATGGCCCAACGCGCCCTTCATTCGGTATCTTAGCTTTGGCAACTCAGAAGTCCTCCTCGTGAATAGCCTGGAAGCAGCTCGCGAGGTGTTGCAGGTGTATGCATACTCGTTTGTGAAGCCGAGCTTCCaagagaagctggtgggCGAGATGATGGGCACTGGGCTCTTATTCGGAGTAGGCGAGCCGCATAGGCGGCTGAGAAGAATCACGGCTG GACCCCTTTCGAAGCCCAACGTGCGAAAAATGCTGCCGATTTTCcaggacaaggccaaggaacTATCTGACATGGTTGACAAGGCGATTGAAGGGGAGGACAAGGGAGTGGTTGAAG TTGAATCTTTATTCAACCGAACAGCCTTCAAAGTCATCAGCACCGCGCTCCTTGGAAGGGACATTACAAACTTCAGGTCCAAAAGCTCGCCACTCACTTTTGAACAAAGTTACAAGGGAATCCTCGACCCGCCGTTTCTGGGGAAGCTCATCATGTTCATCAACCCGGTTATTCCGCTGCGATGGCTCCCCATCGAGGCAAATCTCGCCTTCATCCGGGCCAATACTTCTATGAGGACGATGCTGGCTGAGCTCATACAAGAGCGCGTGCAACAAGTGCGGCTTCAACAGAGCGAGGACAAGGTGAAAGGTGGCCAAGGCGATGAAAAgccggagaagaaggattttCTCACGAATATGATTGAGGCGAATCTTTCCGAGGGCAAGGGGGGTCTCGGAGCAAGTCTTGGTTGA
- a CDS encoding uncharacterized protein (TransMembrane:1 (n8-16c21/22o443-461i)~CAZy:GH76~SECRETED:SignalP(1-19)) encodes MKFTMQRTALALALLGASAGAIKVDFTSDDSIKAGASTIAYGLVKYYNGNETGQIPGNLPQPYYWWETGAMFATLIDYMAYAGVDTYLSLMTQGMLFQAGKNNDFLPQNQTMSEGNDDQGVWALAALSAYENALGIGNPNWQGLGKNVFNDFVQRWDSAHCGGGLRWQMAPVNAGYDYKNSASNGVFFDVAARLFQQMGQDPHSEWATKVFEWEQKAGLISDSYQVFDGLQVESCNSVSKQQSSMNAALFLEGSAYMYNATSSSDWKTRVDGLLKEVSTTFVKNGVLYEPMCEEKELCTVDQQSYKSFLIRALKATAQQAPYTAATIQPLLQSNAKAAAASCSGSVDKGFAGQPGTACGFSWIGDSAFDGNVGVGEQMNALSALTALLPQRARSQVFPGLNVTNPGGWGQPSTTSGSGSPSGSPSGSPSVGPSVKPKSPGNKIAANLVTVLALFGGVVYGLC; translated from the exons ATGAAGTTTACGATGCAACGAACCGCCTTGGCGCTCGCGCTTCTTGGAGCGTCTGCCGGCGCTATCAAAGTTGACTTCACTAGCGATG ATTCAATCAAAGCTGGTGCGAGCACAATTGCGTATGGACTTGTCAAGTACTACAATGGCAACGAGACGGGCCAGATCCCAGGCAACCTTCCCCAGCCGTACTACT GGTGGGAAACGGGTGCCATGTTTGCAACTTTGATCGATTACATGGCCTACGCCGGCGTCGATACTTATCTCTCCTTGATGACGCAGGGTATGCTGTTCCAAGCGGGCAAGAACAATGACTTTCTCCCGCAGAACCAGACAATGTCTGAAGGCAACGATGACCAAGGAGTGTGGGCGTTGGCCGCTTTGTCGGCCTATGAGAATGCGCTCGGAATCGGCAACCCGAACTGGCAGGGACTGGGCAAGAACGTGTTCAACGACTTTGTCCAGCGATGGGATTCCGCCCACTGTGGCGGTGGCCTTCGATGGCAAATGGCCCCGGTCAACGCGGGCTACGACTACAAAAACTCGGCGTCCAACGGCGTCTTCTTTGACGTCGCGGCCAGGCTGTTCCAGCAGATGGGCCAAGACCCGCACTCTGAATGGGCGACCAAGGTGTTTGAATGGGAGCAAAAGGCCGGCCTCATTTCGGACTCGTACCAGGTATTCGACGGCCTCCAGGTAGAGTCCTGCAATAGCGTGAGCAAGCAACAAAGTAGCATGAACGCGGCCCTCTTCCTGGAAGGCagtgcatacatgtacaacGCCACCTCGTCGTCGGACTGGAAGACGCGAGTGGACGGCCTTCTCAAGGAAGTTTCGACGACTTTTGTCAAGAACGGGGTTCTGTACGAGCCCATGTGCGAGGAGAAGGAGCTGTGCACCGTTGACCAGCAGAGCTACAAGAGCTTCCTCATTCGAGCCCTCAAGGCCACCGCCCAACAGGCGCCTTACACGGCTGCCACCATCCAGCCCCTGCTTCAGTCAAATGcaaaggctgctgccgctaGCTGCAGCGGATCGGTCGACAAGGGCTTTGCGGGACAGCCGGGAACAGCCTGTGGATTCTCCTGGATTGGAGACAGCGCGTTTGACGGCAATGTCGGCGTTGGAGAGCAGATGAATGCCCTTTCTGCCCtgacggcgctgctgccccAGCGTGCCCGGAGCCAGGTCTTTCCCGGCTTGAACGTGACAAACCCTGGTGGATGGGGCCAGCCCAGCACGACGTCTGGATCTGGCAGCCCTTCTGGCAGCCCTTCTGGCAGCCCTTCTGTCGGCCCTTCCGTCAAGCCAAAGAGCCCTGGTAACAAGATTGCGGCAAACCTCGTGACGGTTCTGGCTCTGTTTGGCGGTGTTGTGTATGGACTCTGTTAG
- a CDS encoding uncharacterized protein (EggNog:ENOG41), with the protein MLSASLEQSKDAGPLESSRQVRQLSPSEAANRLPYGPRTLKALSDFSSMKWAAIVGQDGAPLLAGPGRFSIFTRTQLPTFENESQPSPAPTPIPSTETFLLEIEANLGLKQHLKAHFLENLNPFYKFVDPIWLNFSDLFPHNDTALQLLYSALFGAAAHSSPMASKEMAETFISYAESLVQKCYLEHLCLPVLQALVILAWYKHMQLDSAKGHLYHYMAIGLSNHLKIGDAAQREHTANEVATIRTFWSLYFLDRVATPKLGCPSGIPWDVDFITPYIDTVPTDAVDMAALTFDHHCRLFHIQQRYIDIMYTSSFDSASSAEKQATYAKANNAMLEFRKRIDKRLYISRSRKPDRVQVVFWISYHSVLTNLQRPFLNPLDPGMVQNVPSVFRSATASAMAISRLLRALQSTDEVKYLPPFVVQHILRCALVHGLSLLAVEEAGGQRVSSGNFWFCFRTLGELSTVWKELSEGTTPFALMAVRNWGFRGGCFARGR; encoded by the exons ATGCTGTCTGCATCCCTTGAGCAGTCCAAAGATGCAGGCCCTTTGGAATCATCACGCCAAGTCCGTCAGTTGTCGCCTTCGGAGGCGGCAAACCGTCTGCCTTATGGGCCAAGGACGCTCAAGGCGCTGAGCGACTTCAGCTCCATGAAATGGgccgccatcgtcggccAGGACGGCGCACCGCTTCTTGCTGGCCCTGGCCGgttctccatcttcacgaGAACGCAGCTGCCGACGTTTGAAAACGAGTCTCAGCCGTCACCGGCACCGACGCCGATACCATCGACTGAGACCTTCTTGCTAGAGATTGAAGCCAACTTGGGCTTGAAGCAACATCTAAAGGCACATTTCCTCGAGAACCTAAACCCCTTTTACAAGTTTGTCGACCCCATCTGGCTCAACTTCTCCGACCTGTTCCCCCACAACGACacagcgctgcagctgctctaCAGCGCTCTCTTTGGCGCTGCGGCTCATTCGTCGCCCATGGCCAGCAAAGAGATGGCAGAAACATTCATTTCATACGCAGAGAGCCTCGTTCAAAAGTGCTATCTAGAGCACTTGTGCCTCCCTGTGCTGCAAGCCCTGGTCATTCTTGCTTGGTACAAGCATATGCAGCTGGATTCTGCCAAAGGCCATCTATACCACT ACATGGCCATTGGTCTATCCAACCATCTAAAAATAGGAGACGCGGCACAACGTGAGCACACTGCCAATGAAGTTGCTACCATCAGAACGTTTTGGTCACTATATTTCTTGGACCG AGTCGCAACCCCCAAACTGGGATGCCCATCGGGGATTCCGTGGGACGTTGACTTCATCACTCCTTATATCGACACTGTACCGACGGATGCCGTCGACATGGCTGCTCTTACCTTTGACCATCACTGTCGCCTGTTTCACATCCAGCAGCGATATATCGACATCAT GTACACCTCGAGCTTTGACAGCGCTTCATCCGCAGAAAAGCAAGCCACGTATGCCAAAGCAAACAACGCGATGCTAGAGTTTCGGAAGCGAATCGACAAACGCCTCTACATTAGCCGCAGCAGGAAACCAGACAGGGTCCAGGTTGTCTTTTGGATTTCCTACCACTCCGTCTTGACCAATCTCCAGCGCCCGTTCCTCAACCCTCTCGACCCCGGCATGGTTCAAAACGTCCCGTCCGTCTTTCGATCTGCTACTgcctcggccatggcgattTCTCGGCTCCTCAGGGCCTTGCAATCGACCGATGAAGTCAAGTATCTGCCTCCGTTTGTCGTGCAGCACATACTACGATGCGCCCTCGTACACGGTCTCAGCCTGTTAGCCGTCGAAGAGGCAGGTGGCCAGCGAGTATCGTCGGGCAACTTTTGGTTTTGCTTCCGAACGCTAGGGGAGCTGAGCACGGTGTGGAAGGAGCTCAGCGAAGGCACGACGCCATTTGCGCTCATGGCCGTGAGGAACTGGGGGTTCAGGGGGGGATGCTTTGCCCGGGGTAGATGA
- a CDS encoding uncharacterized protein (EggNog:ENOG41) — MGYTTDGYPFVGKVPEELGGGRGGLWLCGGYNGHGMPVAARCAVAISEMMLGRGEDERTVKVPEEFVLTAERAERARGGELEKSVLEGLSAVMREMVEERN, encoded by the coding sequence ATGGGCTACACGACGGATGGCTACCCGTTTGTGGGTAAAGTGCCCGAGGAGCTCGGCggcggaagaggaggccTGTGGCTCTGCGGTGGGTATAACGGCCATGGGATGCCGGTGGCGGCGAGGTGCGCGGTGGCAATCTcggagatgatgctgggACGGGGAGAGGATGAGAGGACGGTGAAGGTGCCGGAGGAGTTTGTGTTGACTGCGGAGAGggcggagagggcgaggggAGGGGAGTTGGAGAAGAGTGTTTTGGAGGGGTTGAGTGCGGTGATGAGGGAGAtggtggaggagaggaattga